A window of Hyperolius riggenbachi isolate aHypRig1 chromosome 1, aHypRig1.pri, whole genome shotgun sequence contains these coding sequences:
- the AREG gene encoding amphiregulin, producing the protein MASHHRGTQHSLLSSHMARLLIWATLLLSIVCRCGVHCAVLTTPVPEVNVTALGEGGGILDDATDITEVSHDEEEEEDYSEDEEYEDHIPMKSFIIDDDSILVQPVIKPENTGASTGTSTGTAGKKGEKKNGEKKKKKGQNNKNKNNKKNKKKNPCQTTHTDYCIHGECRYMAALQEVSCKCQPDYFGERCSDRSMKSGTEKLSDLTTTTVLAVVAVLLSTISIAAIIIIIVVHTRRKYASYHCEAEEKKKLEQENGSDEVDV; encoded by the exons ATGGCATCACATCACAGGGGAACCCAGCACTCTCTCCTATCTTCTCACATGGCAAGGCTTCTGATCTGGGCCACCCTACTTCTCTCAATAG TGTGCAGGTGCGGAGTCCATTGTGCTGTTTTAACAACCCCAGTACCTGAAGTTAATGTGACAGCCTTGGGGGAAGGAGGTGGCATCTTGGATGATGCGACAGACATTACGGAAGTGAGTcacgacgaagaagaagaagaagactatAGTGAAGATGAAGAATATGAAGACCACATCCCAATGAAAAGCTTCATCATAGATGATGATTCAATACTTG taCAACCAGTCATCAAGCCTGAAAACACAGGGGCGTCAACGGGGACATCGACAGGGACAGCCGGCAAGAAAGGGGAAAAGAAAAACggagaaaagaagaagaaaaaaggacAGAATAATAAGAATAAGAACAATAagaagaataaaaagaaaaatccctGCCAAACGACACATACAGACTATTGCATACACGGTGAATGCCGATACATGGCAGCGCTTCAGGAAGTTTCATGCAA GTGTCAGCCAGACTATTTTGGTGAGCGCTGCAGTGACAGGTCTATGAAGTCTGGGACAGAAAAGCTTAGTGACCTAACCACAACAACAGTATTAGCGGTTGTAGCTGTCCTGCTGTCAACTATTAGCATTGctgccatcatcatcatcattgtaGTACA CACGAGAAGGAAATATGCCAGCTATCACTGTGAAGCAgaggaaaaaaagaaattagaaCAAGAAAATGGGAGTGATGAAGTTGATGTTTGA